The region GTATGGATTTTATTCGAATTGTAATTGCGATTTTACTGCCACCGCTGGGGGTATTTCTGCAGGTGGGCTTTGGCGGCGCCTTCTGGCTGAATATCCTGCTCACGTTGTGTGGTTACATCCCGGGCATTGTGCATGCAGTTTGGGTAATCGCCCGACGCTGATCCGGATCAGGCAG is a window of Pantoea rwandensis DNA encoding:
- a CDS encoding YqaE/Pmp3 family membrane protein, which gives rise to MDFIRIVIAILLPPLGVFLQVGFGGAFWLNILLTLCGYIPGIVHAVWVIARR